A window of the Lactuca sativa cultivar Salinas chromosome 5, Lsat_Salinas_v11, whole genome shotgun sequence genome harbors these coding sequences:
- the LOC111889905 gene encoding uncharacterized protein LOC111889905, with protein sequence MGNVFVVLTPLIHGIVKLAGLTPQTIEIEPGTLMNIWVPKEIVTKYDGKIVYVPPTKPAVLLLHSFAMDGIFTWFLQVLALTREYSVYVPDFLFFGGSITDRNERSASFQAEFVAKGLKKLRVENVTLVGLSYGGMVGFKIAHLYPNLVKSMVMSATVTELTESISLDSYKRLGLSSWSDLLMPSTVEGLKRMFSVGFHKLPWLPDFFYRNILETMFSNRKERNELLDCLVVPDTDVTSDPDYSQAIHMLWGDDDKIFDLDLANTMKIRLGEKATLDWIKDAGHLVPLEKPFTYNKRLKSILECVTKDQ encoded by the exons ATGGGAAATGTGTTTGTCGTTCTAACACCTTTGATTCATGGAATCGTAAAGCTTGCTGGATTAACACCACAGACCATAGAAATAGAGCCAGGGACCTTAATGAATATATGGGTTCCAAAAGAAATCGTAACCAAATATGATGGGAAAATCGTCTACGTACCACCCACCAAACCGGCCGTATTACTCCTCCACTCTTTCGCCATGGATGGTATTTTCACATGGTTCTTACAAGTTTTGGCATTGACACGTGAATACTCAGTCTATGTGCCTGACTTCTTGTTCTTTGGTGGCTCAATCACCGATAGAAACGAGAGGTCTGCAAGTTTTCAAGCTGAGTTTGTGGCTAAAGGGTTGAAGAAACTAAGAGTGGAGAACGTCACACTAGTTGGGTTAAGTTATGGAGGGATGGTTGGATTCAAGATAGCTCACTTGTACCCAAATCTGGTCAAGTCTATGGTTATGTCTGCCACTGTTACAGAGTTAACCGAATCCATTAGCCTTGACTCGTATAAGAGACTTGGTTTGTCAAGTTGGTCGGACCTTTTGATGCCCTCAACCGTAGAGGGGTTGAAGAGGATGTTTTCTGTTGGGTTTCATAAACTCCCATGGCTTCCCGATTTCTTTTATCGGAACATTCTTGAG ACAATGTTTAGCAATCGAAAAGAAAGAAACGAACTCTTAGATTGCTTGGTTGTTCCCGACACCGATGTAACATCGGATCCCGACTACTCGCAG GCGATACATATGTTGTGGGGTGATGACGACAAGATTTTTGATCTCGACCTTGCTAACACGATGAAAAT ACGCTTGGGTGAAAAAGCAACTTTGGACTGGATAAAGGATGCAGGGCACCTAGTACCGTTGGAGAAACCATTCACATATAACAAACGCCTTAAAAGTATTCTTGAATGTGTCACAAAAGATCAATGA